CCGCCAACCGTGGCGACATCTCGCAACAGCAGCAACAACGGATTCTGCAGGATGATCGCGTCCGCCAGGCCGCAACTCTGTTTCAAGGCCTGGGAATTAACGATAGTCAGTTAGCCAACGCCGTTTCGATTGGAGCCGTTGTCGAAGTTGCTCAACAGCGTGCAAAGAAACTGCTCACCGAAAAGGTAACGGCCTCTGATCCTGCTGCCGCTGCGGGCTTGAAGGTTCTCACCGCTCGCGTCGATCGCCTGCCGGAAGCGAAAGTTGAGTAGCGTGCTTGACGGGGCGTCACCCTAAAGCTGCCGTAATGATGTCGTTCAACGCGGTCCGTAATTTCGTCGCGTCGGCAGCATGCGCCGCTGCAATTTCGATCGTCCGCGAGTCATGCGGACGTGGTTGTGTCCTGTTGGGCTCAACCACGCCGCTATCTCGGACGATGATCCGCGCGAACAAGTTGTCCGGCGGAACGGCCGCCTTCGCGATCGTGAGGGAGACGTCACCTCGATCGAATTCCTGCCCGCACCAATGACAGAGGTCGTCGAGCCGCGTTGGGTCTACATTTGCTCCGTCGATTTCGAATCGTAATGGTCGCTGGTCGATGCGGCAAAAAAGCTGGTCGATCGTTTCCTGCAGAACGGGATGTACCCAATCACTCGCGATTTCGCGTAACGGTTCCAATACAAAACGTCGCTGCCATAACGCGGGGTGCGGGACCACCGCTGCATCCGAATCGATGACTTGCTGATCGTACAACAGCAGATCCAGGTCCAGTGTCCGAGGCCCCCAGTGGACAGAACGCTCTCGGCCCAAGTTTGCTTCGACCTGGTGAAGTTGTTGCAGAAATTGCTGCGGCGGCAGCGCTGTTTCAACAAGTGCTGCAGCATTCAGGAACGGATCTCCGGCCGATTCGCCCATCGGCGGCGTGCCAACGAACGTGCTGCGTTTTGCGACTGTGTTGCCGAGCGATTCGATTTGAGCGAATGCTGCCTCAAATCGTTCTGCTGTGTCGCCAACGTTTCCGCCCAAAGCGATCGCAGTCAAAGCCAAACTTCGAATTCCTTCTTGCAGCAGTGCTTACCAATTCAATTCGCGGTTCGACGATTATGGCAAGCTTGGCGGCGTTTGGCGACTATTGGCAGACGGATGGACTGAGCGTCATGCTTCGGCAACGAGATTGGTTGCGTTGCGAGTGTTGGCGGTGGTCGATCCACGAAGCAGAATCGGCGATTTACAGCGACTTCGGTGACTTGTGGCCGCAGAACAAGCTCTTCGGACTACGAGGGCTGTTTCCCACGTGCCCAAACCGTCCACGACATAAAGGAAGCTGATTTAGAAGCCGTGGCTGTTGAGATCAGTATCGATTTTCGTCCACCAGCCGCTTACGCCACTTCCTGCAGAGCTGAGGCCGACAATCAGCACGGCCAAAATCAAGCCCAGCATCACGGCGTATTCCGTCGCGGTCGCGGCGTCTGACTCGCGAATAAATTTTTTGATTGAGCGTCGGAATGACATTGTTGTGGTCGTCCAAAAGGTGTCCATCAATAGGCAACTTTAGGTCGCGTCGACGTCGAGGCAACTTTCCTTGCCTGTTTGTCCATCAATATCGAACCAGACGGGCGTCCCAATCGTTGTGTTCGTGCGAACCGTCGTGTGACTGAACATTTGTAGCCACATCGAAATCAGCATACAGTTACGAACAGCTCGCTTTTCTGCAGCGGTGGTCACCCCGTTACCAGGAAACCCGACTGCAACAACAGCCCGCATAAGTATTTACCCGCAATTTCGCAGGGGACGTACGATCGTCGGCCGGGATCGCTGTCCAGACACCGACTTCGCGATGAAAAGTTGGTTGCGGCTCGTTGCTCATATTTAGATTTCATTGTCTTAGAATCCAAAACCGATGCCTGGTTATTCAGAACGGCTCCACGCCAAAATCGAACAACTGTCCACTCCCGCGCTCGTGGGCCTGGATCCTCGCTGGGACCTGCTGCCCGCGGAGATTCAGGACGCCGCCAATTCTCAGGGCGGATCAAAGTCCGAGATTCAGGCTCGCGCGTTCGAGCGGTTCTGTCGGGAGATCATTGATGTCGTCGCTGGAAAAGTGCCGGCCGTGAAACCGCAGGTGGCGTTCTTCGAACAACTCGGACCACCCGGCATGACAGCACTACTCAGCGTCATGCAGCACGCTCGGGAAGCGGGACTGATCGTCATCGCCGACGCCAAACGTGGCGACATCGGTTCGACTGCAACCGCGTATGCCGACGCATGGCTGGCCGGCGAAGACTCTTCCGCTGCCCCCTACCCCGCCGACGCACTCACGATCAACGCTTATCTCGGCGTGGACACGTTGCAGCCCTTCATCGATGCGGCAGTCGAACGGAATGCAGGTTTGTATGTCCTGGTCAGAACCAGCAATCCAGGAGCCGCCGTGTTGCAGGATCGTAAGGAAGCCGGCGTGAAACTGTTCGAAGCCGTTGCCGACGTCGTGCAATCGTTAAACGAACAGCACTGGCCACAATCCCAATACGGCGGACTTGGTGCCGTGGTCGGCGCGACATGGCCTCAGGAATTGTCAGAATTGCGTCAGCGCATGCCGTCGGCGCCGTTGTTGGTGCCTGGCTACGGCAGTCAGGGCGGAACGGCGGCTGACGTCGCCGGGGCATTCGACAGCAAGGGACTGGGTGGACTGATCAACAGTTCTCGAGCCATCAACTTCGCGTACCGCAATGGCGAGTTCGCAGATCAGTTTGGCGAAGCCAATTGGCGCGAAGCCGTCGCAGCAGCCACAGAGAAAATGATTGCCGACCTGCGAACGGCAACGCCATAGTTCAACACTTCAGTGAGTCGAGCCTTTCGCCGGGGTGCTGCGTGATGCGGTCGCCCTAAAAAGAACGCACCGACCGGACTTCAGTCGCGGTACTGCGTCGACCACTACTGCGTCCGGTTGACTGTTGTTCGCGGAGCGTAATTTTACGTGCAAGCGGCGAGGTGATGTCAGGCGTTTTGGCATGGCAGGTGGAAGTCCTTGCCGTCAATCTTCGAAGCAGCCTTTGTACCAGTCGAACCATGCGTAGATGAGGAACACGTTGCACAGGAAGTCAGGGATGCCCAGAAGCAGGTATTGGTTGGCGATGAAGATGCAGTAAAGCAGAATGTTGGCGGTGTATGGCAGGGCGATTAGTAATGCTAACGGCGTTGTTCGGCGGACGAACAACAGACTGCCCGCAACGAACTTCACCAATCCCACCCAGAAGATGATGTAGCCGGTGTCGTCCAGTGCTTTCATGAAGTCGCGAAATGCTGATGGCTCCTCTGGCAGCGGGTAGCCCTGAACGCCAAACATCATCGTCATCAGGCCAGTCGCCACAAGAAACAAGGCGAACAGGAATCTCGCCGGTGTGGCAAGTTTCGGATATCGAACGTGTTTTGTGCGTGTGCTGAGTTCGCTCATGGTGTCTTCCAGTTTTATGTGTTGTTGATGGGGGCTGCTTATGGTGAAAGTCGTTGTTCAGCGGGAGTCACTCGTTTGACTCCGACGCCATTAGGTTGTCTTTCATCTGGCTCATGGCCTTCATGCCGATCGCCCATTCTTCCGGCGTGAGGCCTTGCTTGAGGCGTTGTCGCAGGGCCTCTGCATCGGGCAGTATCTTGCTGACCTGGCGAGTCCCCTTGGGGGTGGGTGAGATCAAAAATGCGCGGCCGTCGCTTGGGTCACGTTTTCGCCGTACAAGGCCCTTCGCTTCCAGTCCGTCGATCTGACGTGTAATCGTCGTCTTGTCGCGCATCATGATTTCGGCGAACTCGCCACGCCGTAGCGGCTGGCCGGATTCGACCAGCACCATTAATAAGGCGGACTCCTCCGCCGAAAGCTCCGAATCGTTATTCGCCAGCAGGTCTTCGACGCGCAACCGAAAAAGATAGGCCAGGCGACTGATCAGAAAACCGGGGCGTTCCGACTGCTTCATGGGAGTACTTTCTGTTCCGTTTTGCGTTGACTTCAATATGGGTGTAGTGTACACTCAATTGCATGGCGAGACAAGTTTCGTCTGCGATATCCGTCGACAGTCAACGTTTTTCCCAAAGGAATCAGAAGATGCACGTCCCTTCAAAAACCGCCTGTCTGCTTTTATGTCTGACGCTAACCGCCGCAGTTGCGAACGGGCAAACTCAGGTCGATCCTGATGTCGCCTTGAAGATGCTTAATTCACAACAGCAGCAATTCGAGCGGCAGGTTGTGAAAGTCGCTGACAATGTCTTCACTGCCGTCGGTTTCCACGGAGCGAACACGTCGATGATTGTCGGCACCGACGGCATCATCATCGTTGACACGCTTCGAGGACCGTCGAGTGCGGCGAAAGCCCTCGAAGCTTTTCGTGAGTACAGCGACAAGCCGGTGAAGGCGATCATTTACACTCACAGCCACGGTGACCACATCGGTGGAGCCACGGCATTTGCAGGAGCGAACAGGCCGGATATCTACGCCACGGAGACTTTTGGATCTGCAGAAGGTGTGAATAAGGTCGTGAACCCGGTCAAGATGAAGCGAAATGTGCGGCAGTTTGGGCGAGACCTTTCTGCCGTTGAAAGGACCAATCGCGGAGTTGCCCCGGCACAGACTGCCGACGGCGATGGTGGAAAAGGGTTCCTGCCGCCGAACATGCTGATTCCGAAGGAGGGGCTTAAGACGACGATTGCAGGTGTCGACCTGGAATTCCACATTGGCCCAGGCGAAACCGACGACGCAATGTTCATCTGGCTTCCCGAAGAGAAGGTGTTGTTTGCCGGTGACAATTTCTACAGCTCGTTTCCGAATCTGTACGCGATTCGCGGTACGGCGTATCGAGACGTGCTGAAGTGGTCCGAAAGCGTCGCGAAGATGGCGGAGTTCCAGCCGCACGTCCTTGTTCCTGGACACACGATGCCCACGCAGGGACAGGAAACGGCGACCGCGATGTTGAAGGACTACAGCGAATCGATCCGCAGCGTGTATGACCAAACGGTCGCAGGTATGAACGCTGGCAAAGGCCCCGATCAGCTCGCACACGAAGTGAAGTTGCCCGAGCACTTGGAAAACAAACCGTACCTCATCGAATTCTATGGATCGGTGCCTCATGCGGTCCGAGCCATCAACTCAGGGTTGCTGGGGTGGTATGACGGGAATCCAACAACACTGAATCGGCTAGCCCCTCGTACCAAAGCCATCAAAATTTCCAAGCTGGCCGGCGGCACTCAAAAACTAACCGAACAGATGGAAGCCGCTCTGGCAGAAGAAGACTACCAGTGGGCGCTTGAGCTTTCGGACCATTTGAAATGGCTCGATGATGCAGACAAACAACTGGCTCGCAAGGTGAAGATTCAGGCACTGCGAGGCCTGGCGGCACGGGAATACAACGCGCCCAATCGCAACTACTATCTGAGTTATGCCAATGAGCTTGAGTCCGGCCAGTTGAGTGAAGTGTGGTTCTAATCGCGCTTCGTTTGATATCGAGTGCCAGCGAAGATCTGGCCGACCGGCTTCGGCGCAGTGCGTGCTCGGGCCGATTGATGTTGCAATCTCTGTTAAACGGCGCGTGAGCGGCTTGCCAGGTTCTGCGGCGCTACTTAGCCTCAGGCGAGTATCTCCTCGATCACCTTGCCGGCAACATCGGTGAGTCGGTAGCTGCGACCGTTGTGAGAGTATGTCAGCCGCTCATGGTCCAAACCGAGCAGGTGGAGCATGGTGGCGTGCAGGTCATTAACGCTGACGGGGTTTTCAACGGCTTCGTACCCGATCTCGTCAGTCTCGCCATAGCTGACGCCGCCTTTGATTCCCGCACCGGCCATCCACTGCATGAAGCCCTTGGGGTTGTGGTCGCGCCCCTTGCCGTTTTGGGAAATCGGCATGCGACCAAACTCGCCACCCCAAATCACGAGCGTGGAATCGAGTAGTCCGCGTTCTTCCAGGTCGGAGAGAAGGCCAGCCACGGGAACGTCTGTCGCCGCACAATGGTGCTTGTGATTTTCTTCCAGGTTGTCGTGGGCGTCCCATTCGCCGTCGCTGTAAACCTGCACAAACCGTACGCCGCTTTCTACCAGCCTTCTTGCCATCAGGCATTTGGATCCAAACGACTTGGACCGTGGTTTGTCGATCCCGTAAAGCTTGTGCATGTCCTGTGTTTCTCGCGAAAGGTCCACAACTTCGGTGGCTTCTTTCTGCATGCGAAATGCCAGTTCGAACGACTGCATCCGGTTAGCAAACTCAGCGTCACGCGTGTGTCGCTGCATGTGTTCGTCGTTTAACTTCGCCATCAAGTCCAGTTGTGCACGCTGGTCCTGCTTCGTGATCTGTGGCTGTCGGTTAAGGTTTAGCACCGGCGTGCCCTGAGAACGGAAAAGTGTTCCCTGGAATGTCGAAGGCAGAAAGCCAGCACCCCAGTTGTGCGGACCGCCTTTGGCGCCCTGAGTGTTGCCCATCACAACATAGCCGGGCAGATCCTGGTTCTCACTTCCCAGGCCATAGGTCGCCCATGCTCCGGCGGTGGGAAAGCCTGGACGAGGCAGGCCGCTGTTAATTTGATAGATCGCCGGGACGTGGTCATTCGATTCGCTGTAACACGATTTGATGAACGCCATTTTGTCGACATGTTTGGCGACATTGGTGTACTGGTCGCAAACCTTCTGTCCGCATTCGCCATATTGCCTGAACGAAAACGGAGACTTCATCAACGGTCCCGGGTTGCCGAAGAATGCCTGGATATCCGTGGTGGCACCATCTTGTTTGTCCAGCTCAGGTTTGTGGTCGAACATGTCCACAGCACTGGGAGCACCTTCCATGAACAGCCAAATGATTGACTTGGCTTTGGCGGGGAAGTGGCCTTGCCGCGGAACAAATGAAGTCACCGGAGCGGAAGGGCTAGCTGGTTCTGGTGCGGCCAGAAGATTTTCTTCGGCCAATAAGCTGGCCAGACCGATCATTCCAGCCCCAGCGCCCGCTCGACAAAGCCACTCACGGCGGCTGAGTATGTTTGCGACGCGACCGCAGGGAAACAATTGAGAATTGTGCGACATGTCATTCCGTCTTTCTGATTCGTAGTGCCCACTGTTCAATCAGTCGCAGGGCGTTCGCCCCGGTTCATTCAGTGGTCGGGCCGGATGTTTCTACTAGCTACAGCTAGCGCCCGTCGGCTGGTTGGTTGTTTCTGTGACTCAATCGACGTAGATAAATTCATTCAGCCCAAACAGCGACTGGCAAAAGTCCGTCAGCGCTTCGATGCGCGGATCCTGTTCCTCGCGGCCCGCTCGGACCTTGGCTTGTGCTTCGATGAATTGGATTGAAGTTTCCGTTTCACTTTCCGTTGGCAATCGCGAGAAAGCGGCTTCGAATGCCTTCTCGATGATCGGTTGTAGCGCGGATTCTGCGGGAACTGTTTTATCGGTTTGGCTTTGCACCAGCAGGTTTGCAAAGTCACGAGACACGGTGCGAACAAAGCGATCGTTCAGGATCACCATCGCTTGCGGTGCGACGGTCGTGTTTTGTCGGCGAGCACAACTGGTCATTAAGTCCGGGCGATCAAACGCCTGAAACATCGGATAAGGAATCAGTCGCTTGTGGAACATATAGACGCTTCGCCGCCGAGTAGTCGCGTCGTCCGGTGCATCTTTGGGATAGCCCTCGCCCTGGATATTTCTGGCCAGGTTGGCCTCGGGAGCGATGTATGGTTTGAATCCCGGGCCGCCAGCTTCAAGGTTAAGAGTGTTCGTGACCGCGAGCATTGCGTCACGCATGATTTCAACCTCAAGGCGTAACGGCGCCATTCGCCACAGCAGACTATTGGCTGGGTCGATCTCCGATCCGCGTTCGTCCGAAGCGTCGCGCGTGCTGGCCTGTTGCCAAACGGCACTGGTTAGAATGTTTCGGTGCAGCGTTTTCATTTTCCAGCCGTTCTCGACGAAATCGTTGGTCAGGTATTCGAGCAATTCAGGGTGCGATGGCTCGTCACCACGAACGCCAAAATCGCCTGTGGTGCCGACGATTCCCTTTCCGAAATGATGATGCCAAACGCGGTTGACGATAACTCGCGCCAGCAACGCGCCGCCGCCATGTTTCGTGTCTGTGATCCAGTTGGCAAGAGCCCGGCGCTGCAATGTACTTTGAGGTTCGCCGAATTCGCTGTAGGCTTCTCTGGCCTTTTGCCAGTATTGATCGGCGTCCACACCGGCCGACAGCATCGCGGGAAAACCGAGGTCGAGTTCAATTTCACGGTCGTAGAAATCGCTGCGACGAAATAGCCATGTGGTCCGACGCTTGGCGTCAAAGTCTTTGAAGAAGAAGCCTTCTTTCCCGCTGGGTAGCTTGGCCGTCACTCGGTCACCGCTGTGGAAGACGCCCAGTAATTGATAGTAATCTTTCGCCGAAAACGCGTCGTACTTGTGGTCGTGACAGCGAGCACAGGCGACCGTGATTCCCAGCAGGCCGGATCCCACTGTGGAGATCACGTCGTCCAATTCGTTGTACCGATTCATCAGTCGCTCACTTTCGAGGAACGAATCGGGCAGCTTGAAGGCTGTGCCAGCAGTCAAGAATCCGGTGGCCGAAACCGCAGCATCATTCTTCGGTTCGAACTCGTCACCGGCGATTTGCCAGCGGACAAACTGGTCGTACGGCATGTCGTCATTGAGTGCCTCGATCACAAAATCGCGATAGGTGTAAGCGTGCGGACGGTCTCTGTCGGATTCCTGCCCATCGCTGTCTGCATAGCGAGCCACATCCAGCCAGTGCCTTCCCCATCGCTCACCATGACGGGGCGAATCCAACAATTCGTCGACAAGACTTTGAACGGCCGTATTGGGATCTTTCGAATGAGCGTCAATGAACTGAGCCGTTTGTGTTGGAGTTGGCGGTAGCCCGATCAGATCAAAATACAATCGCCGCACCAGTGTTCTTGCGGTGGCAGGTGTCGATGGTCGGAGCCCTGCGTTCCTAAGCTGCCGTAGTATGAAATGATCGATCGGGCTTTTGGACCAGTTGTCATTGGAGTGCCGCGTCGGTACCTCAATTTGCTGGAGTCTTTGAAAAGCCCAGTGCGTTTGGGCTCGATCCATTTTAGGATCAGCAATGTCCGCGCCGTCCGGCCACTTCGCGCCCTGATCGATCCATTTGCGAAGGAGGTCGATCTGTTTTTCGGTCAGCGGCTTATTTCCTTCCGGCGGCATCACGCGATCTTCATCGGCGCCGGAGACCAGTTCAATCAGCAAACTCTTTTTACTGTTGCCCGCAACGATCGGAGCATCGCTGTCGCCGCCCTTTAACGCTTTGGCTTTCACGCCCAGGTTCAGGCCGCCCTCCTCCGTCGTTCCCGCATGGCACTCGTAACAGTTGTCTCGCAGGATCGGTTGAATATCACGAACAAAGTCAACCGGCTCTGACGGCGCCGCAGTTACCGGCGCGGCGGCATTCGCTTTGGCCAGTGCTTCAGTGTTCTGCGCAACGGCGACACTATTCAGCACGGCAAGGCAGATTGCGAAGAATGATGAGCTGCGATTTAACGGAAGAGTCAATGGAA
This DNA window, taken from Fuerstiella marisgermanici, encodes the following:
- the folK gene encoding 2-amino-4-hydroxy-6-hydroxymethyldihydropteridine diphosphokinase produces the protein MALTAIALGGNVGDTAERFEAAFAQIESLGNTVAKRSTFVGTPPMGESAGDPFLNAAALVETALPPQQFLQQLHQVEANLGRERSVHWGPRTLDLDLLLYDQQVIDSDAAVVPHPALWQRRFVLEPLREIASDWVHPVLQETIDQLFCRIDQRPLRFEIDGANVDPTRLDDLCHWCGQEFDRGDVSLTIAKAAVPPDNLFARIIVRDSGVVEPNRTQPRPHDSRTIEIAAAHAADATKLRTALNDIITAALG
- a CDS encoding Flp family type IVb pilin, which translates into the protein MSFRRSIKKFIRESDAATATEYAVMLGLILAVLIVGLSSAGSGVSGWWTKIDTDLNSHGF
- the pyrF gene encoding orotidine-5'-phosphate decarboxylase; translated protein: MPGYSERLHAKIEQLSTPALVGLDPRWDLLPAEIQDAANSQGGSKSEIQARAFERFCREIIDVVAGKVPAVKPQVAFFEQLGPPGMTALLSVMQHAREAGLIVIADAKRGDIGSTATAYADAWLAGEDSSAAPYPADALTINAYLGVDTLQPFIDAAVERNAGLYVLVRTSNPGAAVLQDRKEAGVKLFEAVADVVQSLNEQHWPQSQYGGLGAVVGATWPQELSELRQRMPSAPLLVPGYGSQGGTAADVAGAFDSKGLGGLINSSRAINFAYRNGEFADQFGEANWREAVAAATEKMIADLRTATP
- a CDS encoding MarR family winged helix-turn-helix transcriptional regulator, whose product is MKQSERPGFLISRLAYLFRLRVEDLLANNDSELSAEESALLMVLVESGQPLRRGEFAEIMMRDKTTITRQIDGLEAKGLVRRKRDPSDGRAFLISPTPKGTRQVSKILPDAEALRQRLKQGLTPEEWAIGMKAMSQMKDNLMASESNE
- a CDS encoding alkyl/aryl-sulfatase; translated protein: MHVPSKTACLLLCLTLTAAVANGQTQVDPDVALKMLNSQQQQFERQVVKVADNVFTAVGFHGANTSMIVGTDGIIIVDTLRGPSSAAKALEAFREYSDKPVKAIIYTHSHGDHIGGATAFAGANRPDIYATETFGSAEGVNKVVNPVKMKRNVRQFGRDLSAVERTNRGVAPAQTADGDGGKGFLPPNMLIPKEGLKTTIAGVDLEFHIGPGETDDAMFIWLPEEKVLFAGDNFYSSFPNLYAIRGTAYRDVLKWSESVAKMAEFQPHVLVPGHTMPTQGQETATAMLKDYSESIRSVYDQTVAGMNAGKGPDQLAHEVKLPEHLENKPYLIEFYGSVPHAVRAINSGLLGWYDGNPTTLNRLAPRTKAIKISKLAGGTQKLTEQMEAALAEEDYQWALELSDHLKWLDDADKQLARKVKIQALRGLAAREYNAPNRNYYLSYANELESGQLSEVWF
- a CDS encoding DUF1501 domain-containing protein, with translation MSHNSQLFPCGRVANILSRREWLCRAGAGAGMIGLASLLAEENLLAAPEPASPSAPVTSFVPRQGHFPAKAKSIIWLFMEGAPSAVDMFDHKPELDKQDGATTDIQAFFGNPGPLMKSPFSFRQYGECGQKVCDQYTNVAKHVDKMAFIKSCYSESNDHVPAIYQINSGLPRPGFPTAGAWATYGLGSENQDLPGYVVMGNTQGAKGGPHNWGAGFLPSTFQGTLFRSQGTPVLNLNRQPQITKQDQRAQLDLMAKLNDEHMQRHTRDAEFANRMQSFELAFRMQKEATEVVDLSRETQDMHKLYGIDKPRSKSFGSKCLMARRLVESGVRFVQVYSDGEWDAHDNLEENHKHHCAATDVPVAGLLSDLEERGLLDSTLVIWGGEFGRMPISQNGKGRDHNPKGFMQWMAGAGIKGGVSYGETDEIGYEAVENPVSVNDLHATMLHLLGLDHERLTYSHNGRSYRLTDVAGKVIEEILA
- a CDS encoding PSD1 and planctomycete cytochrome C domain-containing protein, with the protein product MKQEIRTPNCLYWRIYMEFIPLTLPLNRSSSFFAICLAVLNSVAVAQNTEALAKANAAAPVTAAPSEPVDFVRDIQPILRDNCYECHAGTTEEGGLNLGVKAKALKGGDSDAPIVAGNSKKSLLIELVSGADEDRVMPPEGNKPLTEKQIDLLRKWIDQGAKWPDGADIADPKMDRAQTHWAFQRLQQIEVPTRHSNDNWSKSPIDHFILRQLRNAGLRPSTPATARTLVRRLYFDLIGLPPTPTQTAQFIDAHSKDPNTAVQSLVDELLDSPRHGERWGRHWLDVARYADSDGQESDRDRPHAYTYRDFVIEALNDDMPYDQFVRWQIAGDEFEPKNDAAVSATGFLTAGTAFKLPDSFLESERLMNRYNELDDVISTVGSGLLGITVACARCHDHKYDAFSAKDYYQLLGVFHSGDRVTAKLPSGKEGFFFKDFDAKRRTTWLFRRSDFYDREIELDLGFPAMLSAGVDADQYWQKAREAYSEFGEPQSTLQRRALANWITDTKHGGGALLARVIVNRVWHHHFGKGIVGTTGDFGVRGDEPSHPELLEYLTNDFVENGWKMKTLHRNILTSAVWQQASTRDASDERGSEIDPANSLLWRMAPLRLEVEIMRDAMLAVTNTLNLEAGGPGFKPYIAPEANLARNIQGEGYPKDAPDDATTRRRSVYMFHKRLIPYPMFQAFDRPDLMTSCARRQNTTVAPQAMVILNDRFVRTVSRDFANLLVQSQTDKTVPAESALQPIIEKAFEAAFSRLPTESETETSIQFIEAQAKVRAGREEQDPRIEALTDFCQSLFGLNEFIYVD